A single region of the Nocardioides aquaticus genome encodes:
- a CDS encoding glycoside hydrolase domain-containing protein — protein sequence MPSLAPPLARLLAPLAALLLSLSLVASAVPAAQAAPKPNPVTPGDLTGYGFDQCVAPTQAAMDRWLETSPFLSVGIYISGASRGCRDQPNLTPSWVRTQLRKGWRLLPITLGPQASCQPSFPRYGNDPTIDPAAGSSGRYPRAREMGRTEAGRAVAAARALGLTPGSTLWYDLEAFDVTNTACRESALSFLSAWTTRLHELGWVSGVYSSAASGIKALDDARVNRPKAFALPDQVWIARWDGVANTSTSYLRDDGWRPGGRVKQYRGGHNETHGGVTINIDSNFLDLGKGSVAPAEERCGGVRVDFRAYPLLRRPAAGYTAPAAHTTALQCLLQEKGLHDGALNGVYDQRTAAAVASWRERRGISAGDEAGRTVWMSLLSAGRKPVLKVGSAGSQVRRVQRALNAASPGTRLRPRGVMNPATAAALRAWQGRVDLPATGIVTRDDWAALLRGRA from the coding sequence ATGCCCTCCCTCGCACCTCCGCTCGCCCGGCTGCTGGCCCCGCTCGCCGCCCTCCTGCTGTCGCTGTCCCTGGTCGCCTCGGCGGTCCCCGCCGCCCAGGCCGCACCGAAGCCGAACCCGGTCACGCCGGGCGACCTCACCGGGTACGGCTTCGACCAGTGCGTGGCCCCCACGCAGGCGGCGATGGACCGCTGGCTCGAGACCTCGCCGTTCCTGTCGGTGGGCATCTACATCTCCGGCGCCTCCCGCGGCTGCCGCGACCAGCCGAACCTGACGCCGTCGTGGGTGCGCACCCAGCTGCGCAAGGGCTGGCGGCTGCTGCCGATCACCCTCGGCCCCCAGGCGTCCTGCCAGCCGTCCTTCCCGCGCTACGGCAACGACCCGACCATCGACCCCGCCGCCGGCTCGTCCGGCCGCTACCCGAGGGCCCGCGAGATGGGGCGTACGGAGGCCGGTCGCGCCGTCGCAGCCGCCCGCGCCCTCGGACTGACCCCCGGCAGCACCCTCTGGTACGACCTCGAGGCCTTCGACGTCACCAACACCGCCTGCCGCGAGTCGGCCCTGTCCTTCCTCTCCGCGTGGACGACCCGCCTGCACGAGCTCGGCTGGGTCTCCGGCGTCTACTCCTCGGCCGCGTCCGGCATCAAGGCCCTGGACGACGCCCGCGTCAACCGGCCGAAGGCCTTCGCGCTGCCCGACCAGGTCTGGATCGCCCGCTGGGACGGCGTCGCGAACACCTCCACCAGCTACCTCCGCGACGACGGGTGGCGGCCGGGCGGGCGCGTCAAGCAGTACCGCGGCGGCCACAACGAGACGCACGGCGGCGTGACGATCAACATCGACAGCAACTTCCTCGACCTCGGCAAGGGGTCTGTGGCGCCCGCCGAGGAGCGGTGCGGCGGCGTCCGCGTGGACTTCCGCGCCTACCCGCTGCTGCGTCGGCCCGCCGCCGGCTACACGGCACCGGCGGCGCACACCACGGCGCTGCAGTGCCTGCTGCAGGAGAAGGGCCTCCACGACGGTGCTCTCAACGGCGTCTACGACCAGCGCACCGCCGCGGCCGTGGCGAGCTGGCGCGAGCGTCGCGGGATCTCCGCGGGCGACGAGGCCGGCCGCACGGTGTGGATGTCGCTGCTCTCCGCCGGGCGCAAGCCGGTGCTCAAGGTCGGCTCGGCAGGGTCCCAGGTTCGCCGGGTCCAGCGCGCGCTGAACGCCGCCTCGCCCGGCACCCGGCTCCGCCCGCGCGGGGTGATGAACCCCGCGACCGCCGCCGCGCTGCGCGCCTGGCAGGGCCGGGTCGACCTGCCCGCCACGGGGATCGTCACCAGGGACGACTGGGCGGCGCTGCTGCGCGGCCGGGCCTGA
- the purL gene encoding phosphoribosylformylglycinamidine synthase subunit PurL, whose protein sequence is MLDTVSAAAQDPDREQPFAELGLAPDEYARIREILGRRPTGSELAMYSVMWSEHCSYKSSKVHLKQFSEIPQETPAGPMLAGIGENAGVLDIGQGYAVTFKVESHNHPSYVEPYQGAATGVGGIVRDILAMGARPVAVMDPLRFGPLDAEDTRRVLPGIVAGVGGYGNCLGLPNIGGEAVFDASYLGNPLVNALCVGVLRHEDLHLAQASGEGNQVILYGARTGGDGIGGASILASVTFDEDGPAKRPSVQVGDPFMEKLLIECTLELFAAGVVAGIQDFGAAGISCATSELAAAGDGGMHVELDKVLLRDSSLSPEEILMSESQERMMAVVHPDHVATFLEICARWDVEATVVGEVTGDERLRIDWQGETVVDVDPRTVAHDGPVYERPLARPDWQDALQADRAELLPRPGTPAELRATLLRLVGSPNLCDKSWITDQYDRYVRGDTVLAQPSDGGVLRIDAESGLGVALATDGNGRFAKLDPYAGAQLALAEAHRNVATVGGRPLAVSDCLNFGSPEDPAVMWQFAEACRGLKDACLALGTPVTGGNVSLYNQTAETAILPTPVVAVLGVLEDVARRTASHFAGDGETVLLLGDTREELSGSEWAHVVHDHLGGLPPLVDLGAEQALAALLVEASAGTLLTSAHDLSDGGLAQTLVEASIGGRGARVGCTVDVGDVAGGDPFVALFSESAARCVVTIPDSGVEALVALADHHGVPLTRLGTTGGDALVVRAGGEPVLEVPLAELHVTWSATLPAVLG, encoded by the coding sequence GTGCTCGACACCGTCTCCGCCGCCGCCCAGGACCCCGACCGCGAGCAGCCGTTCGCCGAGCTCGGGCTCGCCCCCGACGAGTACGCCCGGATCCGCGAGATCCTCGGCCGCCGCCCCACCGGCAGCGAGCTGGCGATGTACTCGGTGATGTGGAGCGAGCACTGCTCCTACAAGTCCTCCAAGGTGCACCTCAAGCAGTTCTCCGAGATCCCCCAGGAGACGCCGGCCGGGCCGATGCTGGCCGGGATCGGCGAGAACGCCGGCGTGCTCGACATCGGGCAGGGGTACGCCGTCACGTTCAAGGTCGAGTCGCACAACCACCCGTCGTACGTCGAGCCGTACCAGGGCGCCGCGACCGGCGTCGGCGGCATCGTCCGCGACATCCTGGCGATGGGCGCCCGCCCGGTCGCGGTGATGGACCCGCTGCGCTTCGGCCCGCTCGACGCCGAGGACACCCGGCGGGTGCTGCCCGGGATCGTGGCCGGCGTCGGCGGCTACGGCAACTGCCTCGGCCTGCCCAACATCGGCGGGGAGGCCGTCTTCGACGCCTCCTACCTCGGCAACCCGCTGGTCAACGCGCTGTGCGTCGGGGTTCTGCGCCACGAGGACCTCCACCTCGCGCAGGCCTCCGGCGAGGGCAACCAGGTGATCCTCTACGGCGCGCGCACCGGCGGCGACGGCATCGGCGGCGCCTCGATCCTGGCCTCGGTGACCTTCGACGAGGACGGGCCCGCGAAGCGCCCCAGCGTGCAGGTCGGCGACCCGTTCATGGAGAAGCTGCTCATCGAGTGCACCCTCGAGCTCTTCGCCGCCGGCGTCGTGGCCGGGATCCAGGACTTCGGCGCGGCCGGCATCTCGTGCGCCACCTCCGAGCTGGCCGCGGCCGGCGACGGCGGCATGCACGTCGAGCTCGACAAGGTGCTGCTGCGCGACTCCTCGCTCTCGCCCGAGGAGATCCTGATGAGCGAGAGCCAGGAGCGGATGATGGCGGTGGTCCACCCCGACCACGTCGCCACCTTCCTCGAGATCTGCGCGCGCTGGGACGTCGAGGCCACCGTGGTCGGCGAGGTCACCGGCGACGAGCGGCTGCGCATCGACTGGCAGGGCGAGACCGTCGTCGACGTCGACCCCCGCACCGTCGCCCACGACGGCCCGGTCTACGAGCGGCCGCTGGCCCGCCCGGACTGGCAGGACGCGCTGCAGGCCGACCGCGCCGAGCTGCTGCCCCGCCCGGGCACCCCGGCCGAGCTGCGCGCGACCCTGCTGCGCCTGGTCGGCTCGCCGAACCTCTGCGACAAGTCCTGGATCACCGACCAGTACGACCGCTACGTCCGCGGCGACACCGTGCTCGCCCAGCCCTCCGACGGCGGCGTCCTGCGCATCGACGCCGAGTCCGGGCTCGGGGTCGCGCTGGCCACCGACGGCAACGGCCGCTTCGCGAAGCTGGACCCGTACGCCGGCGCGCAGCTGGCCCTGGCCGAGGCGCACCGCAACGTCGCCACGGTCGGCGGCCGTCCGCTCGCGGTCAGCGACTGCCTGAACTTCGGCTCGCCCGAGGACCCGGCCGTGATGTGGCAGTTCGCCGAGGCCTGCCGGGGCCTGAAGGACGCCTGCCTGGCGCTCGGGACCCCCGTCACCGGCGGCAACGTCAGCCTCTACAACCAGACCGCCGAGACGGCCATCCTGCCCACGCCCGTCGTGGCCGTGCTGGGCGTGCTCGAGGACGTCGCCCGGCGTACGGCCTCGCACTTCGCCGGCGACGGCGAGACCGTCCTGCTCCTGGGCGACACCCGCGAGGAGCTCTCCGGCTCCGAGTGGGCCCACGTCGTGCACGACCACCTCGGGGGACTGCCGCCGCTGGTCGACCTGGGCGCCGAGCAGGCGCTGGCCGCGCTGCTGGTCGAGGCGTCGGCGGGCACGCTGCTGACCAGCGCGCACGACCTCTCCGACGGCGGCCTGGCCCAGACCCTGGTCGAGGCCTCGATCGGCGGACGCGGCGCCCGGGTCGGCTGCACCGTGGACGTCGGCGACGTGGCCGGGGGCGACCCCTTCGTCGCGCTCTTCTCGGAGTCTGCGGCCCGGTGCGTGGTCACGATCCCCGACTCCGGTGTCGAGGCGCTGGTCGCCCTGGCCGACCACCACGGCGTCCCGCTGACCCGGCTCGGCACCACCGGGGGCGACGCGCTCGTGGTCCGGGCCGGCGGCGAGCCCGTCCTGGAGGTGCCGCTCGCGGAGCTGCACGTCACGTGGAGCGCGACACTGCCGGCCGTCCTGGGCTGA
- a CDS encoding SCO6745 family protein has protein sequence MDAHDAGRTARSLETLHALCYFSAEVESSLVDLGLRKGRMCYFAGRAAPMGRVGGGPVTATFYVFNPSLVGHFIPSAWEIASPEDVHEARYRGVDAAYRHLLGDDVLGSAEMLEAAGIARELAEGCTPEGRALHAAHADMAWPEEPHLVLFHALTLVREHRGDGHVAALLHAGLSGREALVSHTATGKGFTVAAAQATRGWSAEEWQASVDALTDRGLMTPGGDLTDDGTALRTQVEAETDRLGLAPWAALGEEKATRLRELARPFAKQAVAAGAFPGGVFA, from the coding sequence ATGGACGCCCACGACGCCGGACGCACCGCCCGCTCCCTCGAGACCCTGCACGCCCTCTGCTACTTCTCCGCGGAGGTCGAGTCCTCCCTGGTCGACCTCGGGCTCCGCAAGGGCCGGATGTGCTACTTCGCCGGCCGCGCCGCCCCGATGGGCCGCGTCGGGGGCGGCCCTGTCACCGCGACCTTCTACGTCTTCAACCCCTCGCTGGTCGGCCACTTCATCCCCTCGGCCTGGGAGATCGCCTCGCCCGAGGACGTCCACGAGGCCCGCTACCGCGGCGTCGACGCCGCCTACCGGCACCTGCTCGGCGACGACGTCCTCGGCTCCGCCGAGATGCTCGAGGCCGCCGGGATCGCCCGGGAGCTCGCCGAGGGCTGCACGCCCGAGGGGCGCGCCCTGCACGCCGCGCACGCCGACATGGCCTGGCCCGAGGAGCCGCACCTCGTGCTGTTCCACGCGCTGACCCTTGTGCGCGAGCACCGCGGCGACGGCCACGTGGCCGCGCTCCTGCACGCCGGGCTCAGCGGCCGCGAGGCCCTGGTCAGCCACACCGCCACCGGCAAGGGCTTCACCGTGGCGGCCGCCCAGGCCACCCGCGGCTGGTCGGCCGAGGAGTGGCAGGCCAGCGTCGACGCGCTGACCGACCGGGGGCTGATGACGCCCGGCGGCGACCTGACCGACGACGGCACGGCGCTGCGTACGCAGGTCGAGGCCGAGACCGACCGCCTCGGCCTCGCCCCCTGGGCGGCGCTGGGCGAGGAGAAGGCCACCCGGCTGCGCGAGCTGGCCCGCCCGTTCGCCAAGCAGGCCGTCGCCGCCGGGGCGTTCCCCGGCGGTGTCTTCGCCTGA
- a CDS encoding class I SAM-dependent methyltransferase, giving the protein MSDAQPTDPPDDAEMRRLFFESPAWDERYAATDRIWSGRVNPVLATEAASLTPGRALDVGSGEGGDAIWLATQGWEVVGLEFSRVARERAAQHATDAGVADRTTWRDADVRTWEPGEERWDLVTSHFFHQPDQRLPDVARRLAGAVAPGGTLLVVGHHPADLGTGARHGDPTWLFTAEELVPALDQDAFELEAVEARTRTGAHPDGGTADFTDAVLRARRR; this is encoded by the coding sequence ATGAGCGACGCGCAGCCCACCGACCCGCCGGACGACGCCGAGATGCGGCGGCTCTTCTTCGAGAGCCCCGCCTGGGACGAGCGGTACGCCGCCACCGACCGGATCTGGAGCGGGCGGGTCAACCCGGTGCTGGCCACCGAGGCCGCGTCGCTCACGCCGGGCCGTGCGCTCGACGTGGGGAGCGGGGAGGGCGGCGACGCGATCTGGCTCGCGACGCAGGGCTGGGAGGTCGTCGGGCTCGAGTTCAGCCGGGTCGCCCGCGAGCGCGCCGCCCAGCACGCCACCGACGCCGGGGTGGCCGACCGGACGACCTGGCGCGACGCCGACGTGCGCACCTGGGAGCCCGGCGAGGAGCGCTGGGACCTGGTCACCTCGCACTTCTTCCACCAGCCCGACCAGCGCCTGCCTGACGTCGCACGACGCCTCGCCGGCGCGGTCGCCCCGGGCGGCACGCTGCTCGTCGTCGGGCACCACCCCGCCGACCTGGGCACCGGCGCGCGGCACGGCGACCCGACGTGGCTCTTCACCGCCGAGGAGCTCGTGCCCGCCCTGGACCAGGACGCCTTCGAGCTCGAGGCCGTGGAGGCCCGCACGCGCACCGGCGCGCACCCCGACGGCGGCACGGCCGACTTCACCGACGCCGTCCTGCGGGCCCGCCGCCGCTGA
- a CDS encoding dihydrofolate reductase family protein, protein MGRIVACFFTTVDGVVESPHEWHFPYFDEAMGRAVEQVTNEASAYLMGRTLYDQWSQYWPGNTTDDFGDFINPIAKYVVSSTLTQADWENTTVIPGDDAARRVAELKATTTGTIAMSGCATTVRWLLAEGLLDELVLLVDPIAVGTGARLFEDGDRTPLTLLSSEAFDTGVLHLRYAPAPRVAEPAAGPAS, encoded by the coding sequence ATGGGACGCATCGTCGCCTGCTTCTTCACCACCGTCGACGGGGTTGTGGAGTCGCCCCACGAGTGGCACTTCCCCTACTTCGACGAGGCCATGGGGCGCGCGGTCGAGCAGGTCACCAACGAGGCCTCGGCCTACCTGATGGGCCGCACGCTCTACGACCAGTGGTCGCAGTACTGGCCGGGCAACACCACCGACGACTTCGGCGACTTCATCAACCCGATCGCCAAGTACGTCGTCTCGTCGACGCTCACGCAGGCCGACTGGGAGAACACGACGGTGATCCCGGGCGACGACGCCGCGCGCCGGGTCGCCGAGCTGAAGGCGACGACGACCGGCACGATCGCCATGTCGGGCTGCGCGACCACCGTGCGCTGGTTGCTCGCCGAGGGCCTCCTGGACGAGCTGGTGCTGCTGGTCGACCCGATCGCCGTCGGCACGGGCGCGCGGCTCTTCGAGGACGGCGACCGCACCCCGTTGACCCTGCTCTCGAGCGAGGCGTTCGACACCGGCGTGCTGCACCTGCGCTACGCACCGGCGCCGCGGGTCGCCGAGCCGGCCGCGGGCCCGGCATCATGA
- the arfB gene encoding alternative ribosome rescue aminoacyl-tRNA hydrolase ArfB, with protein sequence MPDDLAVTRSLVIPAAELRERFSRSSGPGGQGVNTADSRVELSWDVAGSAVLTPTQRSRLLEHLAPRLVDGTLTLAASEHRTQLANRRAARERLTALVRDAAAPPPPPRRATRPTRGSQRRRLDTKKQRGEVKRGRRGGGWD encoded by the coding sequence ATGCCCGACGACCTCGCGGTGACCAGGTCGCTGGTCATCCCCGCCGCGGAGCTGCGCGAGCGCTTCTCGCGCAGCTCCGGGCCGGGCGGTCAGGGCGTCAACACCGCCGACAGCCGGGTCGAGCTGAGCTGGGACGTCGCGGGCTCGGCCGTGCTGACCCCCACCCAGCGCTCCCGCCTGCTGGAGCACCTCGCGCCCCGGCTGGTCGACGGGACGCTCACCCTCGCGGCCAGCGAGCACCGCACCCAGCTGGCCAACCGGCGCGCCGCCCGCGAGCGCCTCACGGCCCTGGTGCGCGACGCCGCCGCGCCGCCCCCGCCGCCACGTCGGGCGACGCGACCCACCCGCGGCTCCCAGCGCCGCCGGCTCGACACCAAGAAGCAGCGCGGCGAGGTCAAGCGGGGCCGTCGCGGCGGCGGGTGGGACTGA
- a CDS encoding alpha/beta hydrolase, with product MRRRTLLRGLGLLAGAGAVGGLSSCGDDPVPPPPPTSPDGLPQGRLTYGDDPSQYAELSRPAGEPRGVVVVLHGGFWRAEYGLDLGRPLAADLTGRGWVTLNVEYRRVGDGGGVPETLDDVAAAIDLLARTDLGLDLTTVVTLGHSAGGHLAAWAASRGRDERWAGGVDVTAVVSQAGVLDLRAAAEEGVGGSAVEDLLGHPYGPDDAIVDPARQVPLDVPVWCVHGTSDPIVPPSQSVGYVEAATAAGAEATLVEVDGDHFTVIDVSSTAWARTVEVLDSLG from the coding sequence ATGCGTCGCCGTACGCTCCTGCGCGGTCTGGGCCTGCTGGCCGGCGCGGGCGCGGTCGGCGGCCTGAGCAGCTGTGGAGACGACCCCGTGCCCCCACCCCCGCCCACCAGCCCCGACGGCCTCCCGCAGGGCCGGCTGACCTACGGCGACGACCCCAGCCAGTACGCCGAGCTGTCCCGCCCGGCCGGTGAGCCGCGCGGCGTGGTCGTGGTGCTCCACGGCGGGTTCTGGCGCGCGGAGTACGGCCTCGACCTCGGCCGGCCGCTGGCCGCGGACCTGACCGGGCGGGGCTGGGTGACCCTCAACGTCGAGTACCGCCGGGTCGGCGACGGCGGGGGAGTGCCCGAGACGCTGGACGACGTCGCCGCCGCGATCGACCTGCTCGCCCGGACCGACCTCGGCCTCGACCTGACGACCGTGGTGACCCTGGGCCACTCCGCCGGCGGCCACCTCGCCGCCTGGGCGGCCTCCCGCGGACGCGACGAGCGCTGGGCCGGCGGGGTGGACGTGACCGCGGTGGTCAGCCAGGCCGGCGTGCTCGACCTGCGCGCCGCCGCCGAGGAGGGGGTGGGCGGCAGTGCGGTCGAGGACCTGCTGGGCCACCCGTACGGCCCCGACGACGCGATCGTCGACCCGGCCCGCCAGGTCCCGCTGGACGTGCCGGTCTGGTGCGTGCACGGCACCTCCGACCCGATCGTGCCCCCGTCGCAGTCGGTCGGCTACGTCGAGGCGGCGACCGCCGCGGGCGCGGAGGCCACGCTGGTCGAGGTCGACGGCGACCACTTCACCGTCATCGACGTCTCCTCGACGGCGTGGGCGCGCACGGTCGAGGTGCTCGACTCCCTCGGCTGA
- a CDS encoding DNA-formamidopyrimidine glycosylase family protein: MPEGDSVYKLARRLDRRLRGQRVVRTDLRVPRLATRDLTGRTLVEHATYGKHLLTRFDAGPPDGVDPEPVTLHSHLLMDGEWSVTGPGKRLPTRLMNEVRVVLETTGGTGWGRRLHQLDLVRTRDEDRLVGHLGPDPLRPDWDAAAAVRRLAADPDRPLVTALLDQTRMAGLGNLWANELAYLTGVSPWTPVGGVDLVRLVDRAALALRRSATVEGAYQVTTGLGTRGETHWVSGRQRRPCLRCGTQVQMVAELENDPGNRRTWWCPHCQPGPGPESRRRTTGSW; this comes from the coding sequence GTGCCGGAGGGCGACAGCGTCTACAAGCTCGCGCGGCGGCTCGACCGCCGGCTGCGCGGGCAGCGCGTCGTGCGGACCGACCTGCGCGTGCCGCGGCTGGCCACCCGCGACCTGACCGGGCGCACCCTGGTCGAGCACGCGACGTACGGCAAGCACCTGCTGACCCGCTTCGACGCCGGTCCGCCGGACGGCGTCGACCCCGAGCCCGTGACGCTGCACTCCCACCTGCTGATGGACGGCGAGTGGTCGGTGACCGGGCCGGGCAAGCGGTTGCCGACCCGGCTGATGAACGAGGTCCGCGTGGTCCTGGAGACCACCGGAGGCACCGGGTGGGGGCGGCGGCTGCACCAGCTGGACCTCGTCCGCACCCGCGACGAGGACCGCCTCGTGGGCCACCTCGGGCCGGACCCGCTGCGGCCGGACTGGGACGCCGCGGCCGCCGTACGACGCCTCGCCGCCGACCCGGACCGCCCGCTGGTCACCGCGCTGCTCGACCAGACCCGGATGGCCGGGCTGGGCAACCTGTGGGCCAACGAGCTGGCCTACCTGACCGGGGTCAGCCCGTGGACGCCGGTGGGCGGCGTCGACCTCGTCCGCCTGGTCGACCGGGCCGCGCTCGCGCTGCGGCGCTCCGCGACCGTCGAGGGCGCCTACCAGGTCACCACCGGCCTCGGCACCCGCGGCGAGACGCACTGGGTCTCCGGTCGCCAGCGGCGGCCGTGCCTGCGCTGCGGCACCCAGGTGCAGATGGTGGCCGAGCTCGAGAACGACCCCGGCAACCGGCGTACGTGGTGGTGCCCGCACTGCCAGCCCGGGCCGGGCCCGGAGTCGCGGCGGCGCACGACGGGGTCTTGGTAG
- a CDS encoding sterol carrier family protein, protein MPARLRLLDPTTVAAALARLHAGEEEKGDRRLLVKHYLAVLEDRVPGRSVEVRVPPYAAVQAVPGVRHTRGTPPAVVETDGGTWIDLASGATTWAEAEAAGLIRASGQRADLAPYLPLT, encoded by the coding sequence GTGCCCGCCCGTCTGCGCCTCCTCGACCCGACCACCGTCGCCGCCGCGCTGGCCCGGCTGCACGCCGGCGAGGAGGAGAAGGGCGACCGGCGGCTGCTGGTCAAGCACTACCTCGCGGTGCTCGAGGACCGGGTGCCGGGACGCTCCGTCGAGGTACGGGTCCCGCCGTACGCCGCGGTCCAGGCCGTCCCGGGCGTGCGGCACACCCGGGGCACCCCGCCGGCCGTGGTGGAGACCGACGGCGGCACCTGGATCGACCTGGCCAGCGGCGCGACCACCTGGGCGGAGGCCGAGGCGGCCGGGCTGATCCGCGCCTCGGGCCAGCGCGCCGACCTCGCGCCGTACCTGCCCCTCACCTGA
- a CDS encoding dipeptidase: MSTDSPADDQTSDLRARVQDLLPGLRADLEDLVRIESVSADPARAGEVRRSAEAVATLLRAEDFDRVDVVSVDDGAPAVIAHKAGPAGAPTVLLYAHHDVQPENDHADWDSPPFEPTERDSPTGRRLFARGAADDKAGIVAHLGAARVFGAELPVNLTVFVEGEEEVGSETLPALLAEHRERLAADVIVIADSGNWDVGVPALTTSLRGLVRMDVTVRTLTHAVHSGMWGGLVPDALMALTRLLASLHDDEGNVAVAGLHAGPAADVDYPEERLRAESGATADVHWIGSGSAVERLWTKPSLSITGLDAPKVEGASNTLVPAARARISMRIAPGDTTASAVTALRSHLEQHVPWGATLDAVVTDTGEATQIDASGPAYDAAREAFAEAWDGTRPVDMGVGGSIPFIAEFLETFPQASVLVTGVEDPDTRAHGANEGLHLAEFERVVLAEALLLARLGRGAGG, encoded by the coding sequence ATGAGCACCGACAGCCCCGCCGACGACCAGACCAGCGACCTCCGAGCCCGCGTCCAGGACCTGCTGCCCGGGCTGCGCGCCGACCTCGAGGACCTGGTCCGGATCGAGTCGGTCAGCGCCGACCCCGCCCGCGCCGGGGAGGTGCGCCGCAGCGCCGAGGCCGTCGCGACGCTGCTGCGGGCCGAGGACTTCGACCGGGTCGACGTGGTCTCCGTGGACGACGGCGCCCCCGCGGTGATCGCGCACAAGGCCGGGCCGGCCGGCGCACCGACGGTGCTGCTCTACGCCCACCACGACGTCCAGCCCGAGAACGACCACGCCGACTGGGACAGCCCGCCGTTCGAGCCGACCGAGCGGGACTCGCCGACGGGTCGCCGCCTCTTCGCCCGCGGCGCGGCCGACGACAAGGCCGGGATCGTGGCCCACCTCGGCGCCGCCCGCGTCTTCGGCGCGGAGCTGCCGGTCAACCTCACGGTCTTCGTCGAGGGCGAGGAGGAGGTCGGCTCCGAGACGTTGCCGGCGCTGCTGGCCGAGCACCGCGAGCGGCTGGCCGCCGACGTGATCGTGATCGCGGACTCGGGCAACTGGGACGTCGGCGTCCCCGCCCTGACCACCAGCCTGCGCGGGCTGGTCCGGATGGACGTCACCGTGCGCACCCTCACCCACGCCGTGCACTCCGGCATGTGGGGCGGGCTGGTGCCGGACGCGCTGATGGCGCTGACCCGGCTGCTGGCGAGCCTGCACGACGACGAGGGCAACGTGGCGGTGGCCGGGCTGCATGCCGGCCCCGCCGCCGACGTCGACTACCCCGAGGAGCGGCTGCGGGCGGAGTCCGGCGCCACCGCCGACGTGCACTGGATCGGCTCCGGCAGCGCCGTCGAGCGGCTCTGGACCAAGCCGTCGCTGTCGATCACCGGCCTGGACGCCCCGAAGGTCGAGGGCGCCAGCAACACCCTCGTCCCGGCTGCGCGGGCCCGGATCAGCATGCGGATCGCGCCCGGCGACACCACCGCGTCGGCCGTGACGGCGCTGCGTTCCCACCTCGAGCAGCACGTGCCGTGGGGCGCCACGCTCGACGCGGTGGTCACCGACACCGGGGAGGCCACGCAGATCGACGCGAGCGGACCGGCGTACGACGCCGCGCGCGAGGCGTTCGCGGAGGCCTGGGACGGCACCCGTCCGGTGGACATGGGCGTGGGCGGGTCGATCCCGTTCATCGCGGAGTTCCTCGAGACCTTCCCCCAGGCCAGCGTCCTGGTGACCGGGGTCGAGGACCCCGACACCCGCGCCCACGGCGCCAACGAGGGCCTGCACCTGGCCGAGTTCGAGCGGGTGGTTCTGGCCGAGGCGCTGCTCCTGGCGCGTCTGGGGCGAGGCGCCGGCGGCTGA